From a single Equus asinus isolate D_3611 breed Donkey chromosome 2, EquAss-T2T_v2, whole genome shotgun sequence genomic region:
- the CHD8 gene encoding chromodomain-helicase-DNA-binding protein 8 isoform X3, with translation MADPIMDLFDDPNLFGLDSLTDDSFNQVTQDPIEEALGLPSSLDSLDQMNQDGGGGDVGNTSASDLVPPPEETAPTELPKESTAPAPESLTLHDYTTQPVSQEQPAQPVLQTSTSTSGLLQVSKNQEILSQGNPFMGVSATAVSSSSAAGQPPQSAPKIVILKAPPSSSVTGAHVAQIQAQGITSTAQPLVAGTANGGKVTFTKVLTGTPLRPGVSIVSGNTVLAAKVPGNQATVQRIVQPSRPVKQLVLQPVKGSAPAGNPGATGPPLKPAVTLTSTPTQGESKRITLVLQQPQSGGPQGHRHVVLGSLPGKIVLQGNQLAALTQAKNAQGQPAKVVTIQLQVQQPQQKIQIVPQPPSSQPQPQQPPSAQPVTLSSVQQAQIMGPGQSPGQRLSVPLKVVLQPQAGSSQGASSGLSVVKVLSASEVAALSSPASSAPHSGGKTGMEENRRLEHQKKQEKANRIVAEAIARARARGEQNIPRVLNEDELPSVRPEEEGEKKRRKKSSGERLKEEKPKKSKTSGTSKTKGKSKLNTITPVVGKKRKRNTSSDNSDVEVMPAQSPREDEESSIQKRRSNRQVKRKKYTEDLDIKITDDEEEEEVDVTGPIKTEPILPEPVQEPDGETLPSMQFFVENPSEEDAAIVDKVLSMRIVKKELPSGQYTEAEEFFVKYKNYSYLHCEWATISQLEKDKRIHQKLKRFKTKMAQMRHFFHEDEEPFNPDYVEVDRILDESHSIDKDNGEPVIYYLVKWCSLPYEDSTWELKEDVDEGKIREFKRIQSRHPELKRVNRPQASAWKKLELSHEYKNRNQLREYQLEGVNWLLFNWYNRQNCILADEMGLGKTIQSIAFLQEVYNVGIHGPFLVIAPLSTITNWEREFNTWTEMNTIVYHGSLASRQMIQQYEMYCKDSRGRLIPGAYKFDALITTFEMILSDCPELREIEWRCVIIDEAHRLKNRNCKLLDSLKHMDLEHKVLLTGTPLQNTVEELFSLLHFLEPSQFPSESEFLKDFGDLKTEEQVQKLQAILKPMMLRRLKEDVEKNLAPKQETIIEVELTNIQKKYYRAILEKNFSFLSKGAGHTNMPNLLNTMMELRKCCNHPYLINGAEEKILTEFREACHIIPHDFHLQAMVRSAGKLVLIDKLLPKLKAGGHKVLIFSQMVRCLDILEDYLIQRRYLYERIDGRVRGNLRQAAIDRFSKPDSDRFVFLLCTRAGGLGINLTAADTCIIFDSDWNPQNDLQAQARCHRIGQSKAVKVYRLITRNSYEREMFDKASLKLGLDKAVLQSMSGRDGNITGIQQFSKKEIEDLLRKGAYAAIMEEDDEGSKFCEEDIDQILLRRTTTITIESEGKGSTFAKASFVASENRTDISLDDPNFWQKWAKKADLDMDLLNSKNNLVIDTPRVRKQTRHFSTLKDDDLVEFSDLESEDDERPRSRRHDRHHTYGRTDCFRVEKHLLVYGWGRWRDILSHGRFKRRMTERDVETICRAILVYCLLHYRGDENIKGFIWDLISPAENGKTKELQNHSVFNVSPFPGLSIPVPRGRKGKKVKSQSTFDIHKADWIRKYNPDTLFQDESYKKHLKHQCNKVLLRVRMLYYLRQEVIGDQAEKVLGGAIASEIDIWFPVVDQLEVPTTWWDSEADKSLLIGVFKHGYEKYNTMRADPALCFLEKAGRPDDKAIAAEHRVLDNFSDIVEGVDFDKDCEDPEYKPLQGPPKDQDDEGDPLMMMDEEISVIDGDEAQVTQQPGHVFWPPGSALTARLRRLVTAYQRSYKREQMKIEAAERGDRRRRRCEAAFKLKEIARREKQQRWTRREQTDFYRVVSTFGVEYDPDTMQFHWDRFRTFARLDKKTDESLTKYFHGFVAMCRQVCRLPPAAGDEPPDPNLFIEPITEERASRTLYRIELLRRLREQVLCHPLLEDRLALCQPPGPELPKWWEPVRHDGELLRGAARHGVSQTDCNIMQDPDFSFLAARMNYMQNHQAGAPAPSLSRCSTPLLHQQYTSRTASPLPLRPDAPVEKPPEETAAQVPSLESLTLKLEHEVVARSRPTPQDYEMRVAPSDTTPLVSRSVPPVKLEDEDDSDSELDLSKLSPSSSSSSSSSSSSSSTDESEDEKEEKLTADRSHSKLYDEESLLSLTMSQDGFPNEDGEQMTPELLLLQERQRASEWPKDRVLINRIDLVCQAILSGKWPSSRRSQEMVTGGILGPGNHLLDSPSLTPGEYGDSPVPTPRSSSAASMAEEEVSAVTTAAAQFTKLRRGMDEKEFTVQIKDEEGLKLTFQKHKLMANGVMGDGHPLFHKKKGNRKKLVEYMEDRRKQKWQRCKKNNKAELNCLGMEPVQTANSRNGKKGHHAETVFNRVLPGPLAPDSSKKRARRMRPDLSKMMALMQGGGTGSLSLHNTFQHSSSGLQSVSSLGHSSATSASLPFMPFVMGGAASSPHVDSSTMLHHHHHHPHPHHHHHHHPGLRATGYPSSPATTTSGTALRLPPLQPEEDEDDEDEDDDDDLSQGYDSSERDFSLIDDPMMPANSDSSEDADD, from the exons ATGGCAGACCCCATCATGGATCTGTTCGATGACCCAAATTTGTTTGGCCTGGACTCTCTGACTGATGACAGTTTCAACCAGGTCACACAAGACCCCATTGAGGAAGCCCTTGGACTGCCAAGCTCTCTGGATTCCTTGGATCAGATGAACCAGGATGGTGGAGGTGGTGATGTGGGGAATACATCAGCAAGTGACCTGGTCCCCCCACCAGAGGAAACAGCCCCCACAGAACTTCCCAAAGAATCAACAGCTCCAGCTCCAGAATCTTTAACCTTGCATGATTATACCACTCAGCCTGTCAGCCAGGAGCAGCCAGCCCAACCTGTCTTACAGACATCGACGTCAACATCAGGACTTTTGCAGGTCTCCAAGAACCAGGAGATCCTGAGCCAAGGGAATCCTTTCATGGGTGTCTCTGCCACAGCTGTCTCCTCCAGTAGTGCTGCAGGGCAACCACCTCAGTCAGCCCCTAAGATTGTTATCCTTAAGGCCCCACCAAGCTCCTCAGTCACTGGTGCCCATGTGGCACAAATTCAGGCCCAAGGTATCACCAGCACAGCTCAGCCCCTGGTGGCTGGCACAGCCAATGGTGGAAAAGTCACTTTTACCAAAGTGCTAACCGGCACTCCCCTTCGACCGGGTGTTTCCATTGTCTCTGGTAATACAGTGTTGGCCGCCAAGGTCCCTGGGAACCAGGCTACTGTTCAGCGCATTGTCCAGCCCAGCCGACCAGTAAAGCAGCTGGTCCTACAGCCAGTTAAGGGTTCAGCTCCTGCTGGAAACCCTGGGGCCACAGGGCCCCCACTGAAGCCTGCAGTTACTCTGACCTCTACACCTACCCAG GGTGAATCGAAACGCATCACCCTGGTCCTCCAGCAGCCACAGTCTGGAGGTCCCCAAGGACACCGGCATGTCGTGCTAGGGAGTCTACCAGGCAAGATAGTGTTACAGGGTAACCAGCTGGCAGCCCTCACTCAAGCCAAGAATGCCCAGGGGCAGCCTGCCAAAGTAGTAACTATCCAGCTGCAGGTGCAGCAGCCACAGCAGAAAATCCAGATTGTACCACAGCCTCCGTCATCACAGCCGCAGCCCCAGCAACCACCCTCAGCCCAGCCAGtgactctttcctctgtgcagCAGGCTCAGATAATGGGACCAGGACAGAGCCCAGGACAAAGACTTTCGGTACCACTCAAGGTGGTGCTGCAGCCACAG gctggcTCTTCTCAAGGGGCCTCTTCTGGGCTCTCAGTAGTTAAAGTTCTAAGTGCCAGTGAAGTGGCAGCTCTGTCCTCACCAGCAAGCTCTGCTCCCCATAGTGGGGGCAAGACGGGAATGGAGGAAAACCGCAGGCTGGAGCAccagaagaagcaagagaaagcaAATCGGATTGTAGCAGAGGCCATTGCTAGGGCCCGTGCCCGGGGTGAGCAGAACATACCTCGAGTCCTGAATGAGGATGAGCTGCCCAGCGTTCGGCCAGAGGAAGAAGgtgaaaagaaacgcaggaagaAGAGCAGTGGGGAGAGGCTCAAGGAAGAAAAGCCAAAGAAGAGCAAAACATCTGGTACCTCCAAAACCAAGGGCAAGAGTAAACTAAA tacCATCACTCCTGTGGTGGGTAAGAAGAGAAAGCGTAATACCTCATCTGATAATTCAGATGTGGAAGTCATGCCTGCACAGTCACCCCGGGAAGATGAAGAAAGCAGCATTCAG AAGAGACGCTCAAACCGCCAAGTTAAGCGAAAAAAATATACAGAGGATCTGGATATAAAGATCACagatgatgaagaagaagaagaagtagatGTCACTGGTCCAATAAAAACTGAGCCTATCCTCCCTGAACCAGTGCAGGAACCAGATGGCGAGACTTTGCCTTCCATGCAGTTCTTTGTG GAGAATCCCAGTGAAGAAGATGCAGCCATTGTTGACAAAGTGCTTTCTATGCGGATTGTGAAGAAGGAG ctTCCTTCTGGACAATATACTGAAGCAGAAGAATTCTTTGTCAAGTACAAGAACTA CTCCTATCTGCACTGTGAATGGGCTACCATCtcccagctagagaaggataagaGGATTCATCAAAAACTAAAGCGCTTCAAAACCAAAATGGCTCAGATGAGACACTTCTTCCATGAG GATGAAGAGCCCTTTAATCCAGACTACGTAGAGGTGGATAGGATATTGGATGAGTCTCACAGTATTGACAAGGACAATGGGGAG CCTGTAATTTACTACCTGGTGAAATGGTGCTCCCTGCCCTATGAGGATAGTACATGGGAGCTAAAAGAGGATGTTGATGAGGGCAAGATTCGAGAATTTAAACGGATCCAGTCAAGGCACCCAGAACTCAAAAGGGTG aatCGTCCACAGGCAAGTGCCTGGAAGAAGTTGGAACTGTCACATGAgtataaaaacagaaaccagttacGAGAATATCAATTGGAAGGAGTCAATTGGCTGCTCTTTAATTGGTATAACAG GCAGAACTGCATCCTGGCTGATGAGATGGGATTGGGCAAAACTATTCAGTCCATTGCCTTCTTGCAGGAGGTATATAATGTGGGCATCCATGGCCCCTTCCTGGTCATTGCCCCACTGTCCACAATTACTAACTGGGAGCGAGAATTCAATACGTGGACAGAGATGAACACTATTGTGTACCATGGCAGTCTGGCCAGCCGGCAGATGATTCAGCAATATGAAATGTACTGCAAAGATTCTCGG GGGCGCCTCATCCCAGGAGCATACAAGTTTGATGCCCTAATCACCActtttgagatgattttgtcAGACTGTCCTGAGCTTCGTGAGATTGAATGGCGTTGTGTCATCATTGATGAGGCTCATCGACTAAAGAACCGTAATTGCAAGCTGCTTGATAGTCTGAAGCACATGGACCTG GAACACAAAGTACTACTTACAGGAACACCATTGCAAAATACTGTGGAGGAACTGTTTAGCTTACTTCATTTCTTGGAACCTTCACAGTTTCCCTCAGAATCAGAGTTCCTCAAGGACTTTGGGGATCTCAAGACAGAGGAACAG GTTCAAAAGTTACAGGCCATTCTCAAACCAATGATGCTGAGAAGACTCAAAGAGGATGTTGAAAAAAACCTGGCACCCAAACAGGAAACTATTATTGAAGTAGAGTTGACCAACATCCAGAAGAAATACTACCGGGCTATTTTGGAGaagaatttttcctttctttccaaaggggcaggtCATACTAACATGCCTAATCTACTCAACACAATGATGGAGTTGCGCAAATGCTGCAACCACCCATATCTCATCAATG GTGCAGAAGAAAAAATCCTGACAGAATTTCGAGAAGCTTGCCATATTATACCTCATGACTTCCACTTGCAGGCCATGGTTCGTTCAGCTGGCAAATTGGTTCTTATTGACAAGTTACTTCCAAAACTTAAAGCTGGTGGCCATAAGGTTCTGATCTTCTCCCAGATGGTACGCTGCCTAGATATCCTAGAGGATTATCTAATCCAGAGGAG GTACTTATATGAACGTATTGATGGGCGAGTTAGAGGCAACCTTCGACAGGCTGCTATTGACCGCTTCAGCAAGCCTGACTCAGACCGCTTTGTCTTCTTGCTATGCACCAGGGCTGGTGGCCTTGGTATTAATCTCACAGCTGCTGATACCTGCATCATCTTTGATTCAGACTGGAATCCACAAAATGACCTACAG gCCCAGGCACGGTGTCATAGAATTGGGCAGAGCAAAGCTGTGAAGGTGTACCGTCTCATCACTCGTAATTCTTATGAGAGAGAGATGTTTGATAAGGCCAGCCTCAAGTTGGGATTGGATAAGGCTGTGCTTCAGTCCATGAGTGGTCGGGATGGCAACATTACTGGA ATCCAACAGTTCTCCAAGAAGGAGATAGAAGATCTTTTACGAAAAGGAGCATATGCAGCGATAATGGAGGAAGATGATGAGGGCTCCAAGTTTTGTGAAGAGGACATTGACCAAATCTTATTAAGACGGACCACAACCATCACCATTGAGTCTGAAGGAAAGGGTTCTACCTTCGCAAAG GCAAGCTTTGTTGCTTCTGAAAATAGGACAGATATTTCTCTGGATGACCCCAACTTTTGGCAAAAGTGGGCCAAAAAGGCTGACCTAGACATGGATCTACTCAATAGCAAG AATAACTTGGTGATTGACACACCTAGAGTACGAAAACAGACCCGCCACTTCAGCACTCTGAAAGATGATGACCTAGTGGAATTCTCTGATTTGGAAAGTGAAGATGATGAGCGACCACGCTCTCGCCGACATGACCGTCATCATACCTATGGGCGTACTGACTGCTTTCGAGTGGAAAAGCATCTCTTGGTATATGG ttgGGGACGGTGGCGAGATATCTTGTCTCATGGACGCTTCAAGCGACGTATGACTGAACGAGATGTGGAGACAATTTGCCGGGCCATCCTCGTGTACTGTCTTCTGCACTATCGTGGGGATGAGAATATCAAAGGCTTCATTTGGGACTTGATTAGCCCTGCTGAAAATGGCAAGACAAAAGAATTGCAGAATCATTCAG TCTTCAATGTCTCCCCTTTCCCAGGTCTGTCTATCCCTGTGCCCCGTGGACgcaaggggaaaaaagtaaagtcACAAAGCACTTTTGATATCCATAAGGCAGATTGGATCCGGAAATATAACCCAGATACTCTGTTCCAAGATGAGAGTTATAAGAAGCACTTGAAACATCAGTGTAACAA GGTGCTGTTGCGGGTACGGATGCTATACTATCTGAGGCAGGAGGTTATTGGAGACCAGGCAGAGAAGGTGTTGGGGGGTGCCATTGCCAG TGAGATTGACATATGGTTCCCAGTAGTGGATCAGCTGGAGGTTCCAACAACATGGTGGGACAGTGAGGCTGACAAGTCCCTGCTCATTGGAGTCTTTAAGCATG GCTATGAGAAATATAATACTATGAGGGCAGACCCAGCCTTATGCTTCCTGGAAAAGGCTGGCCGACCAGATGACAAGGCTATCGCAGCAGAACATCGAGTTTTGGATAATTTCTCTGACATAGTGGAAGG GGTtgactttgataaggattgtgaAGATCCTGAATATAAACCACTCCAGGGTCCCCCAAAGGACCAAGATGATGAG GGTGATCCCTTGATGATGATGGATGAGGAGATCTCAGTGATTGATGGAGATGAAG CCCAGGTGACCCAACAGCCAGGCCATGTATTCTGGCCTCCAGGCTCTGCTCTGACAGCTAGGCTTCGGCGCCTAGTAACGGCCTATCAGCGCAGCTACAAGAGAGAACAGATGAAGATAGAGGCTGCAGAACGTGGGGACCGGAGACGGCGGCGCTGTGAGGCAGCCTTCAAGCTAAAAGAAATTGCACGGCGGGAGAAACAGCAACG ATGGACAAGGCGTGAACAAACTGATTTCTATCGAGTAGTGTCTACCTTTGGTGTGGAGTATGACCCTGATACCATGCAGTTCCACTGGGATCGCTTCCGCACTTTTGCCCGACTAGACAAAAAAACAGATGAAAGCCTTACCAAGTACTTCCATGGCTTTGTGGCCATGTGCCGCCAAGTGTGCCGCCTTCCCCCAGCAGCTGGAGATG AGCCCCCGGACCCTAATCTGTTCATTGAGCCTATCACTGAGGAGAGGGCCTCACGGACTCTCTACCGTATCGAATTGCTTCGGCGCTTACGGGAACAAGTTTTATGTCACCCTCTTTTGGAAGATCGGCTGGCATTATGCCAGCCTCCAGGTCCTGAATTGCCCAAATGGTGGGAGCCCGTTCGGCATGATGGGGAGCTTCTACGAGGGGCAGCCCGCCATGGGGTGAGCCAAACAGACTGCAACATCATGCAGGACCCAGACTTCTCTTTTCTGGCTGCCCGTATGAATTATATGCAGAACCATCAGGCAGGAGCACCAGCTCCATCCCTGTCACGCTGCTCTACTCCACTGCTACACCAGCAGTATACCTCGCGCACTGCCTCACCACTGCCCCTGCGCCCAGATGCTCCTGTTGAAAAGCCACCCGAGGAGACAGCTGCCCAGGTCCCCAGTCTGGAGAGTCTGACTTTAAAGCTAGAGCATGAGGTGGTGGCCAGGAGCCGACCAACCCCACAAGACTATGAGATGCGAGTAGCCCCCTCTGATACTACCCCTCTGGTTTCCCGGAGTGTTCCACCAGTCAAACTGGAGGATGAGGATGATTCAGACTCTGAGCTGGACTTGAGCAAGCTGTCACCATcatcctcttcttcctcatcctcatccagctccagctccagcactGATGAGAGTGAGGACGAGAAGGAAGAGAAGCTAA CTGCTGACCGGTCCCACTCAAAGCTCTATGATGAAGAGAGTCTCCTGTCCCTCACTATGTCCCAAGATGGATTCCCAAATGAAGATGGAGAACAAATGACCCCTGAGCTTCTGCTGCTACAAGAAAGACAAAGAGCCTCTGAGTGGCCCAAG GATCGTGTCCTGATAAACCGTATTGACCTCGTCTGCCAGGCTATACTCTCAGGGAAGTGGCCTTCTAGCCGCCGGAGCCAGGAAATGGTAACAGGAGGAATTTTGGGGCCAGGCAACCACTTGCTAGACAGTCCGTCATTGACTCCAGGAGAATATGGTGACTCTCCAGTCCCCACACCACGAAGCAGCAGTGCAGCTTCCATGGCAGAGGAGGAAGTGTCTGCAGTCACCACAGCAGCAGCTCAGTTCACCAAACTTCGCCGTGGCATGGATGAGAAGGAGTTTACGGTTCAGATCAAAGAT GAGGAAGGATTGAAGTTAACATTCCAGAAGCACAAGCTGATGGCTAATGGAGTAATGGGAGATGGACATCCTCTGTTTCATAAGAAGAAGGGGAACAGAAAGAAGCTAGTCGAG TATATGGAGGATCGTAGAAAACAGAAGTGGCAGagatgtaaaaaaaataataaagcagaatTAAACTGTTTGGGAATGGAACCAGTACAGACAGCTAACTCTAGGAATGGAAAAAAG GGTCACCATGCTGAAACTGTGTTCAACCGGGTTTTGCCAGGGCCTCTTGCACCAGACAGCAGCAAGAAGCGGGCCCGCAGGATGCGACCAGACCTTTCTAAGATGATGGCCCTGATGCAGGGTGGAGGCACTGGGTCCCTATCTCTGCATAATACCTTCCAACACAGCAGTAGTGGCCTGCAGTCTGTGTCATCTCTGGGTCACAGCAGTGCCACTTCTGCATCTTTGCCTTTTATGCCGTTTGTGATGGGTGGTGCAGCATCATCCCCTCATGTAGACTCTAGCACCATGcttcatcaccaccaccaccacccccacccccaccatcaccatcatcaccatccaggCCTGAGAGCCACTGGCTACCCTTCTTCACCAGCCACTACCACCTCTGGTACTGCCTTGAGGTTGCCACCACTGCAACCTGAGGAGGACGAGGACGATgaggatgaagatgatgatgatgatttatcTCAGGGCTATGATAGCTCAGAAAGGGACTTCTCACTCATTGATGATCCTATGATGCCAGCCAACTCAGACTCCAGTGAAGATGCTGATGACTGA